The Calditrichota bacterium genome has a window encoding:
- a CDS encoding T9SS type A sorting domain-containing protein encodes MSTRILSAFNLLKRVGFAVLCLCTFAVNSYSQNLDTLWTRLYGGDFRDYPSDVCVLSNGDIVTVGFSELELLGDRRPYFVCTHPSGTLAWENRIDSLYNSTAVFAGESMDHNVITGVALPYALDSSEFRLFAFSQTGDFLWNRTYVVHHLAELTCCSIQDNGDIYLVGRIGSDNPAADDIQVIKVNASGAELWREEYDLQGDSDWPYGVANTRDGGIAIVGRSVNNSLGPDGFFLSLDANGNIVSTRFSSITGIDQYNSVASTDSTFLVAAYHPDLNGFGASAMRLDESGSQIWRRTLGTPNGDEEGAGIAKLADGRIVMTGYTRSFGVNTPDYSNLAIWVLSSSGDSLGMLYYGGNLAERGIAIDYSPVHGTCYVAGRNTSAPTTQNADFWLLRLDSPSDVFNEPNIVASSFQLSTYPNPFNSTLTISLEAQPNQNTSISLYDLLGREVDVIHEGRLASSTISYTTPPTLSTGIYFIRAISGDATAIQKVVLLK; translated from the coding sequence ATGAGCACGCGAATTCTCTCAGCATTCAATCTTCTGAAGCGGGTAGGGTTCGCGGTTTTGTGTTTATGCACATTCGCCGTGAACAGCTATTCGCAAAATCTTGATACACTCTGGACAAGATTGTACGGAGGCGATTTCCGCGATTATCCTTCGGATGTTTGTGTTCTTTCGAACGGAGATATTGTGACGGTTGGCTTCTCGGAACTCGAACTCTTGGGAGATCGGCGTCCATATTTCGTTTGCACTCACCCGTCTGGAACATTGGCATGGGAAAACCGGATTGATTCTCTCTACAACAGCACAGCCGTGTTTGCCGGCGAATCTATGGATCACAACGTGATTACCGGAGTCGCCTTACCCTACGCGCTGGACAGCAGTGAATTCCGACTGTTTGCATTCTCTCAAACGGGCGATTTTCTGTGGAACCGAACTTATGTTGTGCATCATCTTGCAGAATTGACATGTTGCTCCATTCAGGATAACGGAGACATTTATTTGGTTGGTCGAATTGGTTCCGATAATCCCGCAGCCGATGATATTCAAGTCATAAAAGTCAATGCCAGCGGCGCAGAACTTTGGCGTGAAGAATATGATCTTCAAGGAGACTCGGATTGGCCCTATGGCGTTGCAAACACACGCGATGGTGGAATTGCCATCGTGGGCCGCTCGGTGAATAATTCGCTTGGCCCTGACGGTTTTTTTCTGAGTCTTGATGCCAACGGAAATATCGTATCAACAAGATTCTCGTCGATTACCGGTATCGATCAATACAACTCGGTTGCGTCCACTGACTCAACATTCTTAGTTGCGGCCTACCACCCCGATTTGAATGGCTTCGGAGCAAGCGCGATGCGGCTCGATGAATCCGGAAGTCAAATTTGGCGGCGCACGCTGGGAACTCCCAATGGCGATGAAGAAGGAGCAGGTATCGCAAAGCTCGCGGATGGCCGAATCGTGATGACGGGCTACACGCGCAGCTTCGGAGTGAATACACCCGACTACTCAAATCTCGCAATCTGGGTTCTTTCGTCCAGCGGTGACTCTCTCGGCATGCTCTACTACGGCGGCAACCTTGCCGAGCGCGGAATCGCCATTGACTATTCCCCCGTGCACGGCACATGCTATGTGGCAGGAAGAAATACCTCTGCTCCAACCACGCAAAATGCCGATTTCTGGCTGCTGCGTCTGGACTCGCCGTCGGATGTCTTCAATGAACCAAACATAGTCGCAAGTTCATTCCAACTCTCCACCTACCCCAACCCCTTCAACTCCACCCTAACCATCTCTCTCGAAGCCCAACCTAACCAAAACACCTCCATCTCCCTCTACGATCTATTAGGCCGCGAAGTGGACGTCATCCACGAAGGCAGATTAGCATCCAGCACAATCTCCTACACTACTCCCCCAACCCTCTCCACAGGAATCTACTTCATCCGCGCAATATCAGGAGATGCAACCGCAATCCAAAAAGTAGTTTTGTTGAAGTAA
- the nrfD gene encoding polysulfide reductase NrfD → MDHYAHLYEALTRVVGFIYPNEVEAHWSILIVLYPYLTGLVAGAFILASLERVFNVRAVRPTYRLALLTALAFLIIAPLPLLSHLSKPWRFWEILVTPHPTSAMAMFGFVYMWYLMVVLLLEIWFDYRRDFVVWSQQSTGAKRIFYKILTLGVTDVSEKAIRFDEAAVKTITMIGIPSAFLLHGYVGFIFGSIKANPWWSSVLMPVIFLFSAIVSGIALVLLIYLLSNKIRRVGQNMECLDTLGRYLLYIFIIDFALEGLDVIQRTYTAEESFDIIYALVHGHLFETHVIFQLILGTLIPISLLGWIQFGKVSAPARVSIYWLVSVLTLMGIFFMRWNVVIGGQLFSKSLRGFTTYKIGLVGWEGGLMAVTQAFLPILILAFLIKFLPPWQEHQETDRAH, encoded by the coding sequence ATGGATCATTACGCTCATCTCTATGAAGCACTCACCCGCGTTGTCGGTTTCATCTATCCGAACGAAGTCGAAGCTCACTGGAGCATCTTAATCGTTCTTTATCCCTATCTGACTGGATTGGTCGCCGGCGCCTTCATTCTCGCATCACTCGAGCGCGTCTTCAACGTCCGCGCCGTGCGTCCGACCTACCGCCTCGCGCTGCTTACTGCTCTGGCATTTTTGATCATCGCTCCATTGCCGTTGCTGTCACATCTGTCCAAACCGTGGCGCTTCTGGGAAATTTTAGTAACGCCGCACCCCACGTCGGCAATGGCGATGTTCGGATTTGTGTACATGTGGTATTTGATGGTCGTGCTCTTACTCGAAATCTGGTTTGACTACCGCCGCGATTTCGTCGTCTGGTCACAACAATCAACTGGAGCCAAGCGCATCTTCTACAAGATTCTCACGCTTGGTGTCACCGATGTCTCAGAAAAGGCCATTCGCTTTGATGAGGCCGCCGTTAAGACCATCACGATGATCGGAATACCTTCGGCGTTCTTGCTGCACGGCTACGTCGGCTTCATTTTCGGATCAATCAAAGCCAATCCGTGGTGGTCGAGCGTGCTGATGCCCGTGATCTTCCTCTTCTCGGCGATCGTCTCCGGAATCGCGTTGGTGTTGCTGATCTATCTGTTGTCCAATAAGATTCGCAGAGTCGGCCAGAACATGGAGTGTCTTGACACGTTAGGAAGATACCTACTCTATATCTTCATTATCGACTTTGCACTCGAAGGCCTGGACGTGATCCAGAGAACCTACACGGCCGAAGAGTCCTTTGATATCATCTATGCGCTCGTGCACGGGCACCTCTTCGAGACACATGTAATCTTCCAATTGATTCTCGGCACATTGATTCCGATTTCGCTCTTGGGCTGGATTCAATTTGGAAAGGTTTCGGCTCCGGCGCGAGTCAGCATCTATTGGTTGGTTTCGGTATTGACGTTGATGGGAATTTTCTTTATGCGTTGGAACGTCGTGATCGGCGGACAGCTTTTCAGCAAAAGTCTGCGCGGATTTACGACCTACAAAATTGGCTTGGTTGGATGGGAGGGCGGTCTGATGGCGGTGACACAGGCGTTCCTTCCGATTCTGATACTCGCGTTCCTAATAAAATTCCTGCCGCCGTGGCAGGAGCACCAAGAAACAGACCGCGCCCACTAA
- a CDS encoding 4Fe-4S dicluster domain-containing protein, translated as MASSTRRDFLKTLGTACVAIAIAPVAEKLAIADEVSTNQKVPLEKDWSAHKWGMAIDVEKCIGCGHCVVACKEENGVPKEPFFFRTWIERYQEFGDETIVDSPNGGYDGFPDPEKRPEPLDKSFFVPKLCNACDHSPCTQVCPVGATFVTPDGAVLVDADYCIGCRYCIQACPYGTRFLNPITGVADKCTLCYHRIHNGQQPACVENCPTGARLFGDLKDHDGPLNKFLREHKIQVLKPHLNTYPKVFYSGIDKEVR; from the coding sequence ATGGCAAGTTCCACGCGCCGCGATTTCCTGAAGACTCTCGGCACAGCCTGCGTCGCGATTGCGATTGCTCCGGTCGCAGAAAAACTCGCGATTGCGGACGAAGTTTCGACAAACCAAAAGGTGCCACTCGAAAAAGATTGGAGCGCGCACAAATGGGGCATGGCGATCGACGTGGAAAAATGCATCGGATGTGGTCATTGCGTCGTCGCCTGTAAAGAAGAAAATGGCGTTCCCAAGGAACCCTTCTTCTTCCGCACGTGGATCGAACGCTATCAAGAATTTGGCGATGAAACCATCGTCGATTCGCCCAACGGCGGATACGACGGATTTCCCGATCCGGAAAAACGCCCCGAACCTCTCGACAAATCGTTCTTCGTTCCCAAACTCTGCAACGCGTGTGATCATTCGCCGTGTACGCAAGTTTGTCCGGTCGGCGCGACGTTTGTCACTCCCGACGGCGCTGTATTGGTCGATGCGGACTATTGCATCGGGTGCAGATATTGTATTCAAGCGTGCCCATATGGCACACGTTTCCTAAACCCGATCACGGGCGTCGCCGACAAGTGTACGCTCTGTTATCACCGTATTCACAACGGTCAGCAACCTGCCTGCGTCGAAAATTGCCCGACCGGCGCAAGACTCTTTGGCGATCTGAAAGATCACGACGGCCCGCTCAATAAATTCTTGCGCGAACACAAAATCCAAGTTTTGAAACCGCATTTGAACACTTATCCGAAAGTGTTCTACTCAGGAATCGACAAGGAGGTGCGCTGA
- a CDS encoding M1 family metallopeptidase: MMRLLFLLTLCGALWANTLPALDEETPPANPTEFHNREAVRWHKLDDVRERRSLDETQADYDVTYYELWLDLRNFSGQQISGSTNIHGQALSASFRDVVLDFCDAMSVDSVRGALGEVLSYSRANYQITVTLERDYALNEPFMLTIHYHGTPCLDGGIETFDWWNRPVGSYNVPSIATLSEPFGAPGWWPCKDLPDDKADSARVHLIVADTLTATSNGTLESISALPANSRQFNWFESNPISTYLICASASNYVSFSDWYVTQSDDSLPLEYYVYPEKLSQSMTDFSIMPAAIAALAERFGEYPFMDEKYGHTMFRWGGAMEHQCNTSYGRGLVTGTHAYDWILVHELGHQWWGDMVTIATWPHIWLNEGFASYCEALYYEELGGMSAYTNYMVNSQPVSDPSGPIVNPSDLFSGNTVYNKGAWVLHTLRGAIDNDSLFFTGMRHYRAQHEYGNATTEEFLSDMSDVVGYDVTPFAQAYLYEVNRPTYRYSYGSGMVDGVMRTAVRLRQIHTTPPVPFVNRVELQFGSAQTVTESVVCDSYRDKYLFDLGYTPSSLAFDPNSWFLKSVFNEALQPIFLNAELTVGTEGQTYADTLVAIGSGSGFVYSVIGGTLPDGITLASTGELSGTPTEYGDFGLTFRVNNSINQADTTELVLTVLPSLGTPVDLTIVANEDSSVTLRWPSVVAAADYEIQAATQADYSDLTPIATVSDTFYTDSTSTEQKFYIIVANP, from the coding sequence ATGATGCGCCTCTTATTCCTTCTGACCCTATGCGGAGCGCTGTGGGCAAATACACTCCCTGCGCTTGATGAAGAAACTCCTCCGGCCAATCCCACCGAATTTCACAATCGTGAAGCGGTTCGTTGGCACAAATTAGACGATGTGCGCGAGCGCCGGAGTTTGGACGAAACACAAGCAGATTACGATGTAACCTATTATGAGCTGTGGCTCGATCTGCGGAATTTCAGCGGCCAACAGATCTCCGGCAGCACTAATATTCACGGACAAGCCCTGAGCGCAAGTTTTCGGGACGTCGTGCTGGATTTTTGCGACGCGATGTCCGTCGATTCCGTGCGCGGCGCGTTGGGCGAAGTATTGAGCTATTCCCGCGCAAATTACCAGATCACGGTTACACTTGAACGCGATTACGCGCTGAACGAGCCTTTCATGCTGACGATCCATTATCACGGCACACCGTGTTTGGACGGCGGCATTGAGACTTTCGATTGGTGGAACCGTCCCGTCGGATCATACAATGTGCCATCGATTGCCACGTTGTCCGAACCATTTGGTGCGCCGGGATGGTGGCCGTGCAAAGATTTGCCTGACGACAAAGCCGACAGCGCGCGCGTTCACTTGATCGTCGCCGATACGTTGACGGCCACGTCGAACGGCACGCTTGAGAGTATTTCGGCGCTGCCTGCGAATTCCCGTCAGTTCAATTGGTTCGAAAGCAACCCGATATCGACCTATTTGATCTGCGCGAGCGCGTCGAACTACGTGAGTTTTTCCGATTGGTACGTAACGCAAAGCGATGACAGCTTGCCGCTCGAGTACTACGTCTATCCCGAAAAACTTTCGCAGTCGATGACGGATTTCAGCATAATGCCTGCTGCGATTGCGGCATTGGCGGAGCGGTTCGGCGAGTATCCGTTTATGGATGAGAAGTACGGCCACACGATGTTCCGTTGGGGCGGCGCGATGGAACACCAATGCAACACGTCTTATGGCCGCGGCTTGGTGACGGGAACTCATGCCTACGATTGGATTTTGGTGCATGAGCTTGGCCATCAGTGGTGGGGCGACATGGTAACAATTGCAACGTGGCCGCACATTTGGCTGAACGAGGGTTTTGCGAGCTACTGTGAAGCGCTCTATTACGAAGAGCTGGGCGGCATGAGCGCCTACACCAACTACATGGTGAATTCGCAGCCGGTTTCCGATCCGTCTGGCCCGATTGTGAATCCCTCCGATCTTTTCAGCGGCAACACGGTTTACAACAAAGGCGCGTGGGTGCTGCACACTTTGCGCGGCGCGATCGACAACGACTCGTTGTTCTTCACGGGCATGCGCCACTATCGCGCACAGCATGAATACGGCAACGCGACGACGGAAGAATTTCTTTCCGACATGTCGGACGTCGTGGGCTATGACGTCACGCCGTTTGCGCAAGCCTATCTTTACGAAGTCAACCGACCGACCTACCGCTACTCGTATGGCAGCGGCATGGTGGATGGCGTGATGCGAACGGCCGTTCGCCTGAGACAGATTCATACGACGCCGCCCGTGCCGTTTGTGAACCGCGTCGAACTGCAGTTTGGCAGTGCTCAAACCGTGACGGAGTCCGTCGTATGTGACAGCTATCGCGACAAATACTTGTTTGACTTAGGTTATACTCCAAGTTCGCTGGCATTTGATCCGAACAGTTGGTTTTTGAAGAGCGTTTTCAATGAAGCATTGCAGCCGATTTTCTTGAATGCCGAGCTGACGGTCGGCACCGAGGGACAGACTTATGCCGACACTTTGGTTGCTATCGGCTCGGGCAGCGGATTCGTGTATAGCGTGATCGGCGGCACACTGCCAGACGGAATCACACTTGCTTCAACGGGTGAATTGTCCGGCACGCCGACGGAGTACGGCGATTTCGGGCTGACGTTCCGCGTCAACAATTCCATCAATCAGGCTGACACGACGGAACTTGTGTTGACGGTTTTGCCATCGCTCGGCACGCCTGTTGACTTGACGATCGTGGCCAACGAAGACAGCTCGGTTACTCTGAGATGGCCGAGTGTGGTTGCCGCAGCGGACTACGAAATCCAAGCTGCAACACAGGCCGACTACTCCGATCTGACTCCCATCGCGACGGTCAGCGACACTTTCTACACAGACTCCACGTCGACCGAACAAAAGTTCTACATCATCGTAGCGAATCCGTAG
- a CDS encoding winged helix-turn-helix transcriptional regulator, whose translation MQNAPEFTTHPPDTSLEDLDLAKLARALGHPHRAAIIRFLLSCPGCFVGDIVEQLPVAPSTVSQHLRKLKEAGWIRGEIDGPKICYCIEPRAVERFRKLFDVLTSPCC comes from the coding sequence ATGCAGAATGCCCCCGAATTTACAACTCATCCGCCTGACACGAGCCTCGAGGATCTGGACCTTGCGAAACTGGCTCGGGCCCTCGGCCATCCGCACCGTGCGGCGATCATCCGGTTCTTGCTCTCGTGTCCAGGTTGCTTTGTCGGCGATATCGTCGAACAGCTTCCCGTCGCTCCGTCCACGGTTTCGCAGCATCTGCGCAAGCTCAAAGAGGCCGGCTGGATTCGCGGCGAAATTGACGGCCCGAAGATTTGCTATTGTATTGAGCCGAGAGCTGTGGAGAGATTCCGCAAGTTGTTCGACGTGCTAACGAGTCCTTGTTGTTAA
- a CDS encoding DUF1697 domain-containing protein — MAKNFNTYIILLRGVMPTGKNRVPMAVLREVLGKAGFENVRTYIASGNALVDSKLSAKEIESKVHELIKKHIGPDLVVVVRTAAELQKALDGNPFIKGYEPSRVFYMFFQTPPSAAAVKELAAQDFGDEEVEIKKNTGYLYIPGSAARSKLSNNFLEKKLGVGSTARNLNTVTKLIELTQQ, encoded by the coding sequence ATGGCCAAGAACTTCAATACCTACATTATTCTTTTGCGCGGCGTGATGCCGACGGGGAAGAACCGTGTGCCGATGGCTGTGCTGCGAGAGGTTTTGGGTAAGGCAGGGTTTGAGAATGTGCGCACGTATATTGCGAGTGGGAACGCGCTCGTGGATAGCAAACTTTCGGCAAAAGAAATTGAAAGTAAAGTTCACGAGCTGATTAAAAAACACATTGGGCCTGACTTAGTCGTAGTTGTGCGCACTGCTGCCGAGCTGCAGAAAGCACTCGACGGAAATCCGTTTATCAAAGGCTATGAGCCGTCGCGTGTGTTCTATATGTTCTTTCAGACTCCGCCGAGTGCTGCCGCCGTCAAAGAATTAGCGGCGCAGGATTTTGGAGACGAAGAAGTTGAAATCAAGAAAAACACCGGCTACCTGTATATTCCCGGAAGCGCGGCAAGAAGCAAACTCAGCAACAACTTCCTTGAAAAGAAACTTGGCGTCGGATCGACCGCACGAAACTTGAACACTGTGACGAAATTGATAGAGCTAACACAACAATAG
- the arsM gene encoding arsenite methyltransferase gives MENLLNIREVVREKYGQAARGESCCGTSGCCGASNVEDIAEAIGYSEEELSQVPDGANLGLGCGNPILYADIKPGEIVLDLGSGAGLDAFLAARRVGPLGKVIGVDMTPDMLAKARANAVSVDAKNVEFREGVIEDLPLKDCAVDLVISNCVINLSTDKPQVFKEIARVLKPGGRMLVSDLVLNRPLSDALKNNVEAYVGCVSGASLKEEYLRLAEEAGLTNVEIVNEIQYDVGLSEIGEELRNEALEAVASVKVRAYKQKDFDCCGGNCC, from the coding sequence ATGGAAAACCTTCTCAACATTCGCGAAGTCGTTCGCGAGAAGTATGGACAGGCAGCGCGCGGTGAAAGCTGCTGTGGAACTTCGGGCTGCTGCGGCGCATCCAACGTCGAAGACATCGCCGAAGCGATCGGCTATTCTGAAGAAGAACTCAGTCAAGTGCCGGACGGCGCAAACCTTGGTTTGGGTTGCGGCAATCCGATTCTCTATGCCGACATCAAGCCCGGCGAAATCGTGCTCGATCTCGGCAGCGGCGCAGGACTCGACGCGTTCTTAGCGGCACGCAGAGTCGGACCGTTGGGAAAAGTAATCGGTGTCGACATGACTCCGGATATGCTCGCCAAAGCGCGCGCGAATGCCGTTTCGGTCGACGCGAAAAACGTCGAGTTTCGTGAAGGCGTGATCGAAGACTTGCCTCTGAAAGACTGTGCGGTGGATTTGGTGATTTCCAATTGCGTGATCAATCTTTCGACGGATAAGCCGCAAGTCTTCAAAGAAATCGCGCGAGTTTTGAAACCCGGCGGACGCATGCTCGTCTCGGACTTGGTTCTGAACCGACCGCTCTCGGACGCGCTGAAAAACAACGTCGAAGCCTACGTCGGCTGTGTGTCGGGCGCATCTCTGAAAGAGGAATATCTTCGTCTTGCCGAAGAAGCCGGTTTAACGAATGTCGAAATCGTCAATGAAATTCAATATGACGTGGGACTTTCGGAAATCGGAGAAGAGCTGCGCAACGAAGCACTCGAAGCCGTGGCGTCCGTGAAAGTTCGCGCGTACAAGCAAAAGGATTTTGACTGCTGCGGCGGCAACTGCTGTTAA
- a CDS encoding superoxide dismutase, producing MAFSAKDFGPKILELDGISKKTVEEHLKLYNGYVNKTNEVLEKLAAHDGSGANQVYSEIRGLKVDLSFAIAGMQNHEVYFSHLTPGGSALSGDLKKQIEKDFGSFDKYIADLKASGMAARGWVWLVWWEDGKRLLNWVGDAQNSHLSWNMKPIMAMDVYEHAYFIDYGAARPGYIDAFIKNLCWETVGKHYDAARK from the coding sequence ATGGCTTTCTCTGCCAAGGACTTTGGTCCTAAGATTCTGGAACTCGACGGCATCTCCAAGAAAACCGTCGAAGAGCATTTGAAGCTCTACAACGGCTACGTCAATAAGACCAACGAAGTACTTGAAAAGCTCGCAGCACACGATGGCTCGGGGGCGAATCAAGTTTACTCCGAAATTCGCGGCCTCAAGGTTGATCTGAGCTTCGCGATTGCGGGTATGCAAAACCACGAAGTCTATTTTTCGCACCTGACTCCCGGCGGCAGCGCACTTTCAGGTGATTTGAAAAAGCAGATCGAAAAAGATTTCGGCAGCTTCGATAAATATATCGCCGATCTGAAGGCGTCCGGCATGGCCGCCCGCGGCTGGGTGTGGCTGGTGTGGTGGGAAGACGGCAAGCGTCTGCTCAATTGGGTCGGCGATGCGCAAAACTCCCATCTGTCTTGGAACATGAAACCGATCATGGCGATGGACGTTTACGAGCACGCCTATTTCATCGACTATGGTGCCGCGCGTCCGGGTTACATTGACGCATTCATCAAGAACCTCTGCTGGGAAACCGTCGGCAAGCACTACGACGCCGCGCGCAAGTAA
- a CDS encoding DUF302 domain-containing protein, which yields MSTATAQIKYGWEKALPATSFEDAVTRVTELLKEEGFGVLTEIDVKTTMKKKLDLDFRKYVILGACNPPLAARALQAEPQIGLMLPCNVVVQEDENNGSIVSIIDPKAMFLFIENDGLKPVAAEAEEKLQRVLNKL from the coding sequence ATGTCCACGGCCACCGCGCAAATCAAATACGGTTGGGAAAAGGCCCTTCCTGCAACCAGCTTTGAAGATGCCGTTACGCGTGTCACCGAACTTCTGAAAGAAGAAGGTTTCGGCGTACTCACGGAAATCGACGTCAAAACGACGATGAAAAAAAAGCTCGATCTCGATTTTCGGAAGTACGTGATTCTCGGGGCGTGCAATCCGCCGCTCGCCGCACGTGCGCTGCAAGCTGAGCCGCAAATCGGGTTGATGCTTCCCTGCAATGTCGTCGTTCAGGAAGATGAAAACAACGGTTCAATTGTTTCTATCATCGATCCTAAAGCGATGTTCCTCTTTATCGAAAACGACGGCCTGAAACCCGTCGCCGCCGAAGCCGAAGAGAAACTGCAGCGAGTGCTGAATAAACTATAA
- a CDS encoding T9SS type A sorting domain-containing protein: protein MYLSSAAAVLRVPEEFASIQAAFDATGANDTVSIAPGSYDEFLVSPAHTFTLLGRYPADTLLEFRTLINPVADSAETLSVFLINSDSAYIENLAIFNSADIRNVGESVRSGGLRNFSTHLSLSRCRFDSVLSPIWGGHSILLDSCIFNDCTRQGVLASPGGKVVATNCFFETDGYAMVTAYDFSQFNGCEFRCNTGGGHFLNLFGGGIVVVGCLFGPCTGSFPVVSIFPTSNNRFAFNRFEDFTNVQSLIQVANSCSSIGDSSVYVFGNVFRNYQAMPPQSGTIAVDAQCLQGSSGSLAIVDSNLFVGGTATIATAGVNAGSSIQVNRNTFSDVGPASLPDIRAVRTALDSIYAVMNSFLPPGLAANTQGAYFDARNNWWGHSTGPYNASQNPSGQGAEVGNGVLFVPWLAAPPDSADTTTASEYASEALPQDFAIAAFPNPFNESTVLQVDVEHPGEYVLSLYDITGRLVRELLDGHMEMSIEIRLNSNELAAGVYFLRLERQHKTLAAAKLLLLK from the coding sequence ATGTATCTTTCGAGCGCCGCAGCGGTGCTTCGAGTGCCGGAGGAGTTTGCGTCCATTCAAGCAGCGTTCGATGCGACGGGAGCGAACGATACGGTAAGCATTGCGCCGGGTTCCTATGATGAGTTTCTCGTCAGCCCCGCACACACATTTACACTTTTGGGCAGGTATCCCGCCGACACTCTTCTTGAGTTTCGCACATTGATAAATCCTGTCGCAGATTCAGCAGAAACACTTTCCGTATTCTTGATAAACTCCGATTCCGCATATATTGAAAATCTCGCGATCTTCAATTCCGCCGATATACGGAACGTTGGCGAGTCCGTTCGTTCAGGAGGACTTCGCAATTTCTCAACTCACTTGTCACTTAGCCGTTGCCGTTTCGACTCAGTCCTTTCTCCTATTTGGGGCGGACACTCCATCTTGCTTGATTCATGCATTTTTAACGATTGCACTCGACAAGGCGTGCTCGCATCGCCGGGCGGTAAAGTAGTTGCCACAAACTGCTTCTTCGAAACAGACGGCTATGCCATGGTAACGGCGTATGACTTCTCGCAGTTCAATGGCTGCGAGTTTCGCTGCAACACCGGTGGCGGACACTTTCTCAACTTGTTTGGCGGCGGCATAGTTGTAGTTGGCTGCCTATTTGGGCCATGCACAGGCTCTTTCCCGGTGGTTTCGATTTTTCCGACATCAAACAACCGTTTCGCGTTCAATCGATTTGAGGATTTCACTAACGTCCAAAGCCTGATTCAAGTAGCGAACAGTTGTTCTTCAATCGGTGATTCATCAGTATATGTGTTCGGGAATGTTTTCCGCAACTACCAAGCCATGCCGCCGCAATCGGGAACAATTGCTGTTGATGCACAATGCTTGCAAGGATCGAGCGGCAGTCTGGCGATTGTGGACTCCAATTTGTTTGTTGGTGGAACTGCGACGATTGCAACGGCGGGAGTAAATGCCGGCAGTTCGATTCAAGTGAACCGCAACACGTTTTCGGACGTTGGTCCGGCGTCTCTTCCGGACATTCGTGCCGTGCGGACTGCACTTGACAGTATATATGCAGTCATGAATTCTTTTCTGCCTCCTGGACTAGCCGCAAACACCCAAGGAGCATATTTCGACGCTCGCAACAACTGGTGGGGTCATAGTACGGGGCCATACAATGCGAGTCAAAATCCGAGCGGACAAGGAGCGGAAGTAGGTAACGGTGTGTTGTTCGTTCCATGGCTTGCGGCTCCCCCTGATTCGGCGGACACTACCACCGCGAGTGAGTATGCTTCAGAAGCGCTGCCGCAGGATTTCGCCATCGCAGCATTTCCAAATCCCTTCAATGAATCAACAGTGCTGCAAGTCGATGTCGAACACCCCGGAGAGTACGTGCTGTCCCTTTACGACATCACAGGGCGACTTGTTCGTGAATTGTTAGACGGCCACATGGAAATGTCAATAGAGATTAGGCTAAATTCAAATGAGCTTGCGGCGGGGGTGTATTTTCTTCGACTGGAACGTCAACACAAAACATTGGCAGCAGCCAAACTGCTTTTGTTGAAATAG